One window of Chloroflexota bacterium genomic DNA carries:
- a CDS encoding response regulator — translation MSDEQRATIRILLAEDNELVALTMEEYLTDLGFQVVGVARTGTQALELARQLEPDMAILDVKLPELEGTEVAARLYAERPMPIVMVTAFTDRDTIRKAERAGALGYLVKPVTMEALTPAIDIALARFAEIRALRQEVDALHESLEARKLIERAKGILMQRLNISEHDAYERLRHRAREKRVKLKDIAQTIIDAEALLS, via the coding sequence ATGTCTGATGAGCAGCGAGCCACGATTCGGATTTTGTTAGCCGAAGATAACGAACTAGTGGCCTTAACCATGGAAGAATATTTGACCGATTTGGGCTTTCAGGTGGTGGGAGTTGCCCGCACCGGAACCCAAGCCTTGGAGTTGGCACGCCAATTAGAGCCTGATATGGCGATTCTTGATGTTAAGTTGCCCGAATTGGAAGGAACCGAGGTTGCCGCACGGCTTTATGCTGAACGCCCGATGCCAATTGTAATGGTAACCGCTTTTACCGACCGCGACACCATTCGCAAGGCTGAACGGGCTGGGGCACTGGGCTATTTGGTCAAACCTGTCACGATGGAAGCATTAACCCCAGCGATTGATATTGCCTTAGCTCGCTTTGCCGAAATTCGTGCGTTGCGCCAAGAAGTTGATGCTTTGCATGAATCGCTGGAAGCTCGCAAATTAATCGAGCGAGCTAAAGGGATTTTGATGCAGCGCTTGAATATTAGCGAACACGATGCCTACGAACGGTTGCGCCATCGGGCACGCGAAAAGCGGGTTAAACTCAAAGATATTGCCCAGACGATCATCGATGCTGAAGCCTTGCTCTCATAA
- a CDS encoding GNAT family N-acetyltransferase, producing MATIRLEPITEENLRPVLKLKVRDDQTQFVAQNMFSVAEAYVHPDWEPRAIYADSDLVGFVMMGRDTKTGHDWIIRFMIGAEHQGKGYSKPALLAIIEHLKHKAYRTEIRLSYVPGNEVAEKLYQKVGFEATGEVEDGEIIMRLNEA from the coding sequence ATGGCAACGATTCGTTTAGAACCAATTACCGAGGAAAACTTGCGGCCTGTGCTCAAACTCAAAGTTCGCGATGATCAAACCCAATTTGTGGCGCAAAATATGTTTTCGGTGGCCGAAGCCTATGTGCACCCCGATTGGGAGCCACGCGCGATTTATGCCGACAGCGATTTGGTTGGTTTTGTGATGATGGGCCGCGACACTAAAACTGGCCACGATTGGATTATTCGCTTTATGATTGGGGCCGAGCACCAAGGCAAGGGTTATTCCAAACCAGCACTTTTGGCCATCATCGAGCATCTCAAACATAAAGCTTATCGCACTGAAATTCGGCTGAGTTATGTGCCAGGCAATGAGGTCGCCGAAAAGCTTTATCAAAAAGTAGGCTTTGAAGCAACTGGCGAGGTCGAAGATGGCGAAATTATTATGCGCTTGAACGAGGCCTAA
- a CDS encoding TIGR00266 family protein, whose amino-acid sequence MASEPGRPLDLPEPPVALSGRGMTTGLRYKIIGSVLQAAIIELDPGQMIFSESGGMSWMSGNVQMNTNSGGGIGKMFKRAFSGESLFIVDFTVAGGTGLIGFASEMPGKIVPLHLAPGQEIIMQKDSFMCAEKSVQLDIHFRRKLGAGLFGGEGFIMQRATGPGVVFAELDGEVVEYYLQPGQVMKVDTGHVAMYEPSVQFDIEMVRGFKNILFGGEGLFLATLRGPGKVWLQTMPVMNVAKKLAEYMPASGGGGSAGGNIIGSILGGD is encoded by the coding sequence ATGGCTAGCGAGCCAGGCCGCCCGCTCGATTTGCCCGAACCACCAGTTGCCTTGAGTGGCCGTGGCATGACCACTGGTTTGCGCTACAAAATTATTGGTTCGGTACTTCAAGCAGCGATCATCGAGCTTGATCCAGGCCAGATGATTTTCTCGGAAAGCGGCGGGATGTCGTGGATGAGCGGCAACGTTCAGATGAACACGAATTCTGGCGGTGGCATCGGCAAAATGTTCAAACGGGCTTTCTCAGGCGAATCGTTGTTCATCGTCGATTTCACGGTTGCAGGCGGCACTGGTTTGATTGGTTTTGCCAGCGAAATGCCTGGCAAGATTGTGCCATTGCACCTCGCCCCCGGCCAAGAAATCATCATGCAAAAAGATTCGTTTATGTGTGCCGAAAAGTCGGTTCAGCTTGATATTCACTTTCGACGTAAATTGGGCGCGGGCCTGTTTGGCGGCGAAGGCTTTATCATGCAACGGGCGACTGGCCCAGGCGTGGTTTTTGCCGAGCTTGATGGTGAAGTCGTCGAATACTACTTGCAACCAGGCCAGGTAATGAAGGTCGATACTGGTCACGTGGCGATGTATGAGCCAAGCGTGCAGTTCGATATTGAAATGGTTCGCGGTTTCAAGAATATTCTCTTCGGCGGCGAAGGCTTGTTCCTAGCAACCTTGCGCGGCCCTGGTAAAGTTTGGCTACAAACTATGCCGGTCATGAACGTCGCCAAGAAATTGGCTGAATACATGCCAGCCAGTGGCGGCGGCGGCAGCGCCGGTGGTAACATCATCGGCAGCATTCTCGGCGGCGACTAA
- a CDS encoding long-chain fatty acid--CoA ligase has product MDTPWTTHYEPTVKPSLQYSTEPLISLLDSAVANYPNQVATNFVLKYVLGGRVAIGGSLTYRQLKEAVDRFATALHGLGVRKGDRFAIMLPNTPQFVIGFFAALRLGATVVNINPTYSPRELKHQLADSGAETIFVLSPFYPKVQEILAETPLKRVIVTYVHDVLSFPQSMLVRRTQQKDPSWVEITPDRTTLMFSTLLAEYPPAPPKVVMDGHDVALFQYTGGTTGAPKAAMLTHYNIMANTSQLLNWMNDLKAGQERVMCAIPFFHVYGMTVGMCFAVAIGAEMVIIPNPRPVDGVLEALHNERATIFPGVPALYIGIINHKDIDKYNLRSIKACISGSAALPMEVQEKFGELTGGRLVEGYGLTEAAPVTHCNPVFGTRKSGSIGVPMPDVEVQILDLETEAPLPIGSEREGELLIRAPQIMKGYWGRDDETAKVLTEDGWLRTGDIVKTDSDGYFYVVDRKKDLIIASGYNIVPREVEEVLFMHPAVLEAAVAGIPDTYRGETVKAFVVLKPDAAATAKEIRDFCKENLAPYKVPTQVEFIEELPKTQVGKVLRRVLVEMEKQKQAEQIQQEAS; this is encoded by the coding sequence GTGGATACGCCATGGACAACACACTACGAGCCAACGGTCAAGCCCTCATTGCAGTACTCCACTGAGCCGTTGATTTCGTTATTGGATAGCGCCGTTGCCAATTATCCCAATCAGGTGGCTACAAACTTTGTACTGAAATATGTACTTGGTGGTCGGGTGGCAATTGGCGGTTCGCTCACCTATCGGCAATTGAAGGAAGCGGTTGATCGGTTTGCCACAGCCTTGCATGGCTTGGGTGTTCGCAAGGGCGATCGCTTTGCGATTATGCTGCCCAATACGCCTCAGTTTGTGATTGGCTTTTTCGCGGCGCTGCGTTTGGGAGCCACGGTTGTTAATATCAACCCAACCTACTCGCCGCGCGAACTCAAGCATCAATTGGCCGACTCTGGCGCTGAGACAATTTTTGTGCTTAGCCCGTTCTACCCCAAAGTTCAAGAAATTTTGGCCGAAACCCCGCTCAAACGTGTGATCGTCACCTACGTTCACGATGTTTTATCCTTCCCCCAAAGCATGCTTGTGCGGCGCACCCAGCAAAAAGACCCCAGTTGGGTTGAAATTACCCCCGATCGCACGACCTTGATGTTTAGCACATTGCTGGCTGAATATCCACCAGCCCCGCCTAAAGTGGTGATGGATGGCCATGATGTGGCGCTGTTTCAATATACGGGCGGTACAACTGGCGCTCCCAAAGCAGCGATGCTAACCCACTACAACATTATGGCCAACACCAGCCAATTGTTGAATTGGATGAATGACCTTAAAGCTGGCCAAGAGCGTGTGATGTGTGCTATTCCGTTTTTCCATGTCTATGGGATGACGGTTGGCATGTGCTTTGCGGTGGCAATTGGCGCAGAAATGGTGATCATTCCCAATCCACGGCCAGTTGATGGTGTGTTGGAAGCCTTGCACAACGAACGTGCAACGATCTTCCCTGGTGTGCCAGCGCTCTACATTGGGATTATCAATCACAAAGATATTGATAAATACAATTTGCGCTCGATCAAGGCCTGTATCAGTGGCTCGGCGGCGTTGCCAATGGAAGTTCAAGAGAAATTTGGTGAATTAACTGGTGGGCGTTTGGTCGAAGGCTACGGCCTGACCGAAGCGGCTCCAGTTACCCACTGTAACCCAGTTTTTGGCACGCGCAAATCTGGCTCAATTGGCGTACCAATGCCCGATGTTGAAGTGCAAATTTTGGATCTTGAGACTGAAGCACCGTTGCCAATTGGCTCAGAGCGTGAAGGCGAATTGCTGATTCGTGCGCCGCAAATTATGAAGGGCTATTGGGGCCGTGATGATGAAACCGCCAAAGTACTGACCGAAGATGGTTGGCTACGCACTGGCGATATTGTCAAAACCGATAGCGATGGCTATTTCTATGTGGTCGATCGCAAGAAAGACTTAATTATCGCTTCGGGCTATAATATTGTGCCACGTGAAGTCGAGGAAGTGCTGTTTATGCACCCAGCCGTGCTTGAAGCGGCTGTGGCTGGCATTCCTGATACCTACCGTGGTGAAACAGTTAAGGCCTTTGTGGTGCTCAAGCCCGATGCGGCTGCCACCGCCAAAGAAATTCGCGATTTTTGCAAGGAAAATCTCGCACCTTATAAAGTTCCAACCCAAGTGGAATTTATTGAGGAACTGCCCAAAACCCAAGTTGGCAAAGTGCTACGGCGGGTATTGGTCGAGATGGAAAAGCAAAAACAAGCTGAGCAAATCCAGCAGGAGGCAAGTTAG
- a CDS encoding CpXC domain-containing protein: MRSRHEVAVVQCPVCGAQFDAPLWLILDAEEQPGLVQQLFDGRLRETQCPYCEAFGSLTAPLLYHDARHEQLILALPLSVASASEAEALAQQLVGLLHSRLVLEKLDQAEYLAHVQLAADLDDLQLMLIHASYRRELIALMAKLEWPAQQLATIDQFETLLQSHDRDHHQAFWQSLTAAQQSDLTLLFDRLAAVVPIDSGLSDFLRRLIP; this comes from the coding sequence ATGCGTTCTCGCCATGAAGTTGCCGTGGTGCAATGCCCTGTTTGTGGGGCGCAATTCGATGCGCCCCTGTGGCTGATTCTCGATGCCGAGGAGCAGCCTGGTTTAGTGCAACAGTTATTTGATGGTCGTTTGCGCGAAACCCAATGCCCCTATTGCGAGGCGTTTGGCTCGTTAACTGCACCATTGTTGTATCACGATGCTCGCCATGAGCAATTGATTTTAGCCTTGCCCTTATCGGTTGCCAGTGCTAGCGAGGCTGAGGCTTTGGCCCAGCAATTGGTTGGCTTGTTGCATAGCCGCTTGGTGCTCGAAAAGCTGGATCAAGCTGAGTATTTGGCCCATGTCCAGCTTGCGGCTGACCTTGATGATTTGCAGTTAATGCTGATCCATGCCAGTTATCGCCGCGAGTTAATTGCTCTGATGGCAAAACTCGAATGGCCAGCACAGCAGTTGGCAACAATCGATCAATTTGAGACCTTGCTACAAAGCCATGATCGCGACCATCATCAAGCATTCTGGCAAAGCTTAACTGCTGCCCAACAATCTGACTTAACGTTGCTGTTTGATCGCTTAGCCGCCGTTGTGCCAATAGACAGTGGGCTTAGCGATTTTTTGCGTCGATTAATACCCTAG
- a CDS encoding CpXC domain-containing protein: MPISYSQPYELVCPTCQTPFVAEAWLIVDAEERPDLVRAIREVSLHDTRCPGCGQTGVVPAPILLHDRRAKAVLFGVPYGMPEAEWNELAQGLLWMLIGALPRENQLPYLGNVQAEAGVAGVAEALDQLNYTPQSAIEAIGDALGSEDSDSLPPLAEAIMRMLAADTPEELQAVLHEYPFLLDEAMDEGLAGLAEAAVDAGEFEISQAFERARITLIQLRQTLDQSSQTQTSTKPAVAAQASAPPPANWHSIRRAVLACEDAGELLALRAEYPILASADADAWLSEEQQALRDVGDLGAAQLIGEARAVLRGER; encoded by the coding sequence ATGCCAATTTCGTATAGCCAACCATATGAGCTTGTTTGCCCAACCTGCCAAACCCCGTTTGTGGCCGAGGCTTGGTTGATTGTTGATGCCGAGGAACGCCCTGATTTGGTGCGGGCGATTCGTGAGGTAAGTTTGCACGATACCCGTTGCCCTGGTTGTGGCCAAACAGGCGTTGTGCCCGCCCCCATTCTGCTACATGATCGGCGAGCCAAAGCGGTGCTATTTGGAGTTCCCTATGGCATGCCCGAAGCCGAATGGAATGAGTTGGCGCAAGGCTTATTGTGGATGTTGATCGGCGCATTGCCACGCGAGAATCAATTGCCCTACCTTGGTAATGTGCAAGCTGAGGCTGGCGTAGCGGGTGTGGCTGAGGCTTTAGATCAACTCAATTACACGCCGCAATCAGCGATTGAAGCAATTGGCGATGCGCTTGGCTCGGAAGATTCGGATAGTTTGCCGCCCTTGGCTGAAGCGATTATGCGCATGCTGGCTGCCGATACTCCCGAAGAATTGCAAGCAGTGTTGCATGAATATCCCTTTTTGCTTGATGAGGCGATGGACGAGGGCTTGGCTGGCTTGGCCGAAGCAGCAGTTGATGCAGGCGAATTTGAAATTAGCCAAGCCTTTGAGCGAGCCAGAATTACCCTGATTCAGCTGCGCCAAACGCTTGATCAATCGAGCCAAACTCAGACTAGCACCAAGCCAGCAGTGGCGGCTCAAGCAAGTGCTCCGCCGCCAGCCAATTGGCATAGCATTCGGCGGGCGGTTTTGGCATGTGAAGATGCTGGCGAGTTGCTGGCTTTACGGGCCGAATATCCAATTTTGGCAAGCGCTGATGCCGATGCTTGGCTCTCTGAAGAGCAACAAGCCTTGCGCGATGTTGGCGATTTAGGCGCAGCTCAATTGATTGGTGAGGCGCGGGCCGTCTTGCGCGGCGAACGCTAA
- a CDS encoding iron-containing alcohol dehydrogenase, protein MQEFFEFRLLPRVLYKSGLVAEMGAELSSLGATKAFIVTDAGLVKSGLVEQVQQALAETVEVVGVYSDVPPNSSVIVVEAAAAQARESGADLLVALGGGSPIDTAKAMRILITEGGNLLDYEGINVLERRLIPMVAIPTTAGTGSEASNFAVIKDEANNVKLSFTSPYLAPELAILDPQVTQSLPAHLAAATGMDTLTHAFETYVSTESEPMSDALALGAVEIVSNYLRDATHHGSTNEEARGQMLIASCMAGIAFTNSYLGAVHALAHATGGHFPLHHGLLNSIFLPHVVAFNASTVPDRYARLARAFGINTGGRPREEVIDDLIAGLRQLASDCGLITQLRDLGIPEDALPMLAEQAFGDGAVYHNPLAPTVDDLLGILQAAW, encoded by the coding sequence ATGCAAGAATTTTTTGAGTTTCGTTTACTGCCACGGGTGTTGTATAAATCAGGTTTGGTTGCCGAAATGGGAGCTGAATTAAGCTCGTTGGGCGCAACCAAGGCCTTTATTGTGACCGATGCTGGTTTGGTCAAGTCGGGCTTGGTCGAGCAGGTTCAACAAGCGTTGGCCGAAACGGTCGAAGTTGTCGGTGTTTACAGCGATGTTCCGCCGAATTCCTCGGTGATCGTGGTTGAAGCAGCTGCTGCTCAAGCCCGCGAATCGGGCGCTGATCTGTTGGTGGCGCTTGGTGGTGGTTCACCGATTGATACCGCCAAAGCCATGCGCATTTTGATTACTGAGGGCGGCAATTTACTTGATTACGAAGGGATTAATGTGCTCGAACGGCGCTTAATTCCGATGGTGGCAATTCCTACGACCGCTGGCACTGGCTCGGAGGCTAGCAACTTTGCTGTGATCAAAGATGAAGCCAATAATGTTAAGCTCTCGTTTACCAGCCCCTATCTTGCGCCAGAGTTGGCGATTCTCGACCCACAAGTGACCCAAAGTTTGCCAGCGCATTTGGCCGCTGCAACTGGTATGGATACGCTGACCCATGCCTTTGAAACCTATGTCTCAACCGAATCTGAGCCGATGAGCGATGCCTTGGCGTTAGGTGCGGTCGAGATTGTTTCGAATTATCTGCGTGACGCGACCCACCATGGCTCGACTAATGAAGAAGCTCGCGGCCAGATGTTGATTGCCTCGTGTATGGCAGGGATTGCCTTTACCAACTCGTATTTGGGTGCGGTGCATGCCTTGGCTCACGCTACAGGCGGCCATTTCCCCTTGCACCATGGCTTGCTCAACTCGATTTTCTTGCCGCATGTAGTTGCCTTTAATGCTAGCACCGTGCCCGATCGGTATGCTCGGTTGGCACGGGCCTTTGGGATCAACACTGGTGGTCGCCCACGCGAAGAAGTGATCGACGATTTGATTGCAGGTTTGCGTCAGTTGGCCAGCGACTGCGGCCTGATTACCCAACTGCGCGATTTGGGCATTCCTGAAGATGCCTTGCCGATGTTGGCTGAACAAGCCTTTGGCGATGGGGCGGTTTACCATAACCCACTAGCCCCAACTGTTGACGATTTACTGGGGATTTTGCAAGCAGCATGGTAG
- the pxpB gene encoding 5-oxoprolinase subunit PxpB, which translates to MLKIELFGDSALLITTPQPAQLALALRHARLRGVVDVVAGLATVTVLFDLQVTNARYVRRQIHRLQSSQSALPTPTIHRIPICYDGIDLAEVAERCQLTIDQVIALHSSVEYRVAMVGFLPGFPYLDGLPTALHLPRRATPRAKVAAGSVAIANDQTGIYPQSSPGGWHILGTTPLRLFDPQADPPALLNAGDVVYFEPN; encoded by the coding sequence ATGCTGAAGATTGAACTATTTGGCGATAGTGCCTTATTGATTACTACTCCGCAGCCAGCTCAATTGGCGTTGGCGCTGCGGCATGCCCGTTTGCGCGGGGTTGTTGATGTGGTTGCTGGTTTGGCAACAGTGACTGTCTTGTTTGATTTGCAGGTGACAAATGCTCGCTATGTGCGGCGGCAAATTCATCGGCTCCAATCAAGCCAATCAGCTTTGCCAACGCCGACCATCCATCGAATTCCAATTTGTTACGATGGAATTGATTTGGCTGAAGTTGCCGAACGCTGCCAGTTAACCATCGATCAAGTGATTGCCTTGCATTCCAGTGTCGAATATCGGGTGGCAATGGTTGGGTTCCTGCCGGGCTTTCCCTATCTTGATGGCTTGCCGACGGCCTTGCATTTGCCACGGCGGGCGACTCCCCGCGCTAAAGTTGCGGCTGGCTCGGTGGCGATTGCCAACGATCAGACGGGTATTTATCCTCAAAGCTCGCCTGGTGGCTGGCATATCCTTGGCACGACTCCGCTCCGTTTGTTTGACCCACAGGCCGATCCACCAGCGTTGTTGAACGCAGGCGATGTGGTCTATTTCGAGCCAAATTAG
- a CDS encoding thiolase family protein, translating to MAEAVLIDAVRTPIGRQQGSLRDVRPDVLYAHVLNNLIERTGIDPNLIEDVVTGCVTNTGEQGANIGRLGVMLSNLPITVPAVTLNRMCGSAQQAIHFAAQAIAAGDVSYAIAGGVESMSRVPMFSDVTGNFATFNPAINEKYQLVHQGESAELIAEKYQLSRTELDDWSFESHQRAAAATKAGWFSRQLAPIVGSDKTGNPHELIYDEGIRFEADRAKMGTLKTVFRADGVVTAANASQISDGAAVVLIGEREQALADGFKPRAKFRARVVAAGDPRMQLLEVIPATHKALAKAGLSINDIDLVEINEAFASVVLAWLHEFKLDPSRVNPNGGAIAHGHPLGATGAVLMSKMLNELERRDAQFGLQVMCIGHGQATATIIERV from the coding sequence ATGGCTGAAGCAGTGTTAATTGATGCCGTTCGCACGCCGATTGGTCGCCAACAAGGCAGCCTACGCGATGTGCGCCCCGATGTTTTATATGCCCATGTGCTCAACAATTTAATTGAACGCACTGGGATCGATCCAAACCTGATTGAAGATGTGGTGACTGGTTGCGTGACCAATACTGGTGAGCAAGGCGCGAATATTGGCCGTTTGGGCGTGATGCTCTCTAATTTGCCAATTACGGTTCCGGCGGTAACCCTCAACCGCATGTGTGGCTCGGCTCAACAGGCGATTCATTTCGCGGCGCAGGCAATTGCCGCAGGCGACGTGAGCTATGCCATCGCTGGCGGGGTTGAATCGATGAGCCGCGTGCCGATGTTTAGCGATGTGACTGGCAATTTTGCCACCTTCAATCCTGCGATCAACGAAAAATATCAATTGGTACACCAAGGCGAATCAGCCGAACTCATCGCTGAGAAATATCAATTATCGCGTACCGAGCTTGATGATTGGAGCTTTGAGAGCCATCAACGCGCCGCTGCCGCGACCAAGGCTGGTTGGTTCAGTCGCCAACTCGCGCCAATCGTTGGCAGCGATAAAACTGGCAATCCCCACGAATTAATCTACGATGAAGGCATTCGCTTCGAGGCTGATCGCGCCAAAATGGGCACGCTCAAAACGGTATTCCGCGCCGATGGCGTGGTGACTGCCGCCAATGCCAGCCAAATTTCCGATGGTGCGGCGGTTGTATTAATTGGTGAGCGCGAACAAGCCCTCGCCGATGGCTTCAAGCCCCGTGCTAAATTTCGTGCTCGCGTGGTTGCCGCTGGCGATCCACGTATGCAGCTGCTCGAAGTAATTCCTGCGACACATAAAGCCTTGGCCAAGGCTGGCTTGAGTATTAATGATATTGATCTGGTTGAAATCAACGAGGCTTTTGCTTCGGTGGTGTTGGCTTGGTTGCATGAATTCAAGCTTGATCCTAGCCGCGTAAATCCCAACGGCGGCGCGATTGCTCATGGCCACCCATTGGGCGCAACTGGCGCAGTCTTGATGAGCAAAATGCTCAACGAACTTGAACGCCGCGATGCCCAATTTGGCTTGCAAGTGATGTGTATCGGCCATGGTCAAGCGACCGCCACGATTATTGAGCGGGTATAA
- a CDS encoding 3-hydroxyacyl-CoA dehydrogenase, which yields MEIQALSVVVTGGASGLGGATVRRLHSAGAKVVIADRNVEVGEALAKELGSNAQFIACDVTDETSLAAAFDQAIASNGRLQAVISCAGVGSAEKILGRNGVHSLDLFNRVMQVNLNGVFNALRLGAERMSQNEPNAAGERGIIINTASIAAFDGQIGQVAYSASKGAIVGLTLPAARELARHGIRVMTIAPGTFDTPLLAGLPEPARQTLAAQVPFPPRLGDPAEFAMLAQHILENPMLNGETIRLDGALRMGYK from the coding sequence ATGGAAATTCAAGCTTTGAGTGTGGTGGTAACTGGTGGGGCTTCAGGCTTGGGCGGGGCAACTGTGCGCCGTTTGCATAGCGCTGGAGCCAAGGTTGTGATTGCCGATCGTAACGTTGAGGTTGGCGAGGCGCTTGCCAAGGAATTAGGCTCAAATGCCCAATTTATAGCTTGTGATGTAACCGATGAAACGTCGCTGGCTGCTGCATTTGATCAGGCGATTGCCAGCAATGGGCGTTTGCAAGCGGTGATTAGCTGTGCCGGCGTTGGCAGCGCCGAGAAAATTCTGGGCCGCAATGGCGTGCATAGCCTTGACCTTTTCAATCGGGTGATGCAGGTTAACTTAAATGGGGTGTTTAATGCCTTGCGCTTGGGTGCTGAACGTATGAGCCAAAATGAGCCAAATGCGGCTGGCGAACGCGGGATCATTATCAACACCGCCTCAATTGCCGCCTTCGATGGCCAAATTGGTCAAGTAGCCTATAGTGCCTCAAAAGGTGCAATTGTGGGTCTAACCCTGCCCGCTGCTCGCGAATTGGCGCGGCATGGCATTCGGGTGATGACGATTGCCCCAGGCACATTCGATACGCCGTTGTTGGCAGGTTTGCCCGAACCAGCCCGCCAAACCTTGGCCGCGCAAGTGCCCTTCCCGCCACGCTTGGGCGATCCGGCGGAGTTTGCCATGCTAGCCCAGCATATTCTCGAAAACCCGATGTTAAATGGTGAGACCATTCGTTTGGATGGTGCATTACGCATGGGCTATAAGTAA
- a CDS encoding glycosyltransferase family 4 protein, translated as MRIGISGTFWAEPMVGSGQYLHHLIEHLPHVGLQHEYVLFLPAYTQAEIPQIPHIAVDRVPTPFDKLHPKLAKLWYEQIELPRAALRLAVDLLHVPYYAPPRRQLVPTVVTVHDIIPLILPEYRGSLAMRAYTALATSAVRRCRQLVAVSDHTRDDIIDVLNVNALHVHTIYEGVAPDYQPQTDEQISQTLQRFNLTQPYFYYIGGFDVRKNLTTLLRAFGRVRRRIEQPIKLVIAGSRPKANSPFFPALETTILDEDLAADIIFTGRVTNAENAALFAGASAFVWPSTYEGFGLPPLEAMSCGTPVISSNTSSMPEIVGEAGILLPPHDTEAWAMAMLRMLNDAELNNEYRQRGLQRASQFNWQHFAAQMLKVYEKA; from the coding sequence GTGCGGATTGGGATTAGTGGCACATTTTGGGCTGAACCAATGGTGGGCAGCGGTCAGTATTTACATCATTTAATTGAACATTTGCCGCATGTTGGTCTTCAGCACGAATATGTGTTGTTTTTGCCAGCCTATACCCAAGCCGAAATTCCCCAAATTCCGCATATTGCGGTTGATCGCGTGCCAACGCCGTTCGATAAGCTGCACCCGAAATTAGCCAAACTTTGGTATGAGCAAATTGAGTTGCCCCGCGCCGCCTTGCGCTTAGCCGTTGATCTGTTGCATGTACCCTATTATGCGCCGCCACGTCGCCAATTAGTGCCGACCGTGGTAACAGTCCACGACATTATTCCATTAATTTTACCTGAATATCGTGGCTCGTTGGCGATGCGCGCTTATACTGCCCTCGCGACGAGTGCTGTGCGCCGTTGTCGCCAATTAGTGGCAGTCTCCGACCATACCCGCGATGATATTATTGATGTATTGAACGTTAATGCATTACACGTGCATACGATTTATGAAGGTGTTGCACCTGATTATCAACCGCAGACAGATGAACAGATTAGCCAAACCTTGCAACGTTTTAATCTTACTCAGCCCTATTTTTATTATATTGGCGGCTTTGATGTACGCAAAAATCTCACGACATTGCTGCGAGCATTTGGGCGTGTGCGTCGCCGAATTGAGCAACCAATTAAATTAGTGATTGCTGGCAGCCGTCCTAAGGCTAATTCGCCATTTTTTCCCGCTTTAGAAACCACAATTCTTGATGAAGATTTGGCTGCTGATATTATTTTTACTGGGCGCGTCACGAATGCTGAAAACGCCGCGCTATTTGCTGGAGCCAGTGCATTTGTTTGGCCCTCGACCTATGAAGGTTTTGGTTTGCCCCCATTAGAAGCGATGAGTTGTGGTACGCCCGTGATTTCTTCGAATACCAGCAGCATGCCCGAAATTGTCGGCGAGGCTGGTATTTTGCTGCCGCCACACGATACCGAGGCTTGGGCGATGGCAATGTTGCGGATGTTAAATGATGCTGAATTGAATAATGAATATCGCCAACGTGGTTTACAACGAGCCAGCCAATTTAATTGGCAACACTTTGCCGCCCAGATGCTTAAGGTTTATGAGAAAGCCTAG